The proteins below come from a single Microbacterium sp. SLBN-154 genomic window:
- a CDS encoding HdeD family acid-resistance protein yields the protein MSTGTGEKSLTNTVRVALGVVGAIALIFGLLILIWPQKAFGVVTFLLAIYAIIAGLVYIGLGAFSRERGGWSRIGYIVLGVLFVIAGVVAFLNFGAATDWLLLLVGLMIGITWVVEGIVSLSTLSDASSKGWTIFFAIISIVAGVVVMFAPIWGALIVWLFFGVSLVILGIIQIIRALRFGRA from the coding sequence ATGTCCACCGGCACCGGGGAGAAGTCCCTCACCAACACCGTCCGGGTCGCCCTGGGCGTCGTCGGCGCGATCGCGCTGATTTTTGGTCTGCTCATCCTCATCTGGCCGCAGAAGGCGTTCGGCGTCGTCACCTTCCTGCTCGCCATCTACGCCATCATCGCCGGGCTGGTCTACATCGGCCTCGGCGCGTTCTCGCGGGAGCGAGGCGGCTGGTCGCGGATCGGCTACATCGTCCTCGGCGTGCTGTTCGTCATCGCCGGCGTCGTCGCCTTCCTGAACTTCGGTGCGGCGACCGACTGGCTGCTCCTTCTCGTCGGGCTCATGATCGGCATCACGTGGGTGGTCGAGGGGATCGTCTCGCTCTCCACCCTGTCGGACGCGTCGTCGAAGGGCTGGACGATCTTCTTCGCGATCATCAGCATCGTCGCGGGCGTCGTGGTGATGTTCGCCCCGATCTGGGGGGCCCTCATCGTCTGGCTGTTCTTCGGCGTCTCGCTCGTGATCCTGGGCATCATCCAGATCATCCGAGCCCTGCGCTTCGGTCGCGCCTGA
- a CDS encoding sugar-transfer associated ATP-grasp domain-containing protein has product MPSTGLGLSSRLRYLAYRARRINVGSVWERAREAAAQHGKWTPAIVVDMLFSAGFRQVGFQDYIDYDFAILTGRERATFMTHPFSNQLSQRFDHPDFRHLFQDKIEFDRAFSEHLHREWMVVEPGNADEVRAFTERHGTIVTKEPIGQAGTGVHRYHAADIDDWAAFHRGLHDRGELLIEEVIAQHPDLAAVCPGTVNTTRVTAFFDGERTHILAIAQKFGRGAVSDQMSFGGFYTMLDDDGRAVGPGYDSHGHVHITHPDSGFRIADFQLPMMAEVVAFVDRVARVVPQVQYVGWDIVVTPTGPVLVEGNWGAGVYENKPSVTGIRTGHKARYLAATGLG; this is encoded by the coding sequence ATGCCCTCGACCGGTCTCGGCCTCTCCTCCCGCCTTCGCTACCTCGCCTACCGCGCGCGGCGGATCAACGTGGGCTCGGTGTGGGAGCGGGCCAGGGAAGCCGCCGCACAGCACGGCAAGTGGACACCCGCCATCGTGGTGGACATGCTCTTCTCCGCGGGGTTCCGTCAGGTGGGCTTCCAGGACTACATCGACTACGACTTCGCGATCCTCACCGGTCGTGAGCGGGCGACGTTCATGACGCACCCCTTCTCCAATCAGCTGTCGCAGCGCTTCGACCACCCCGACTTCCGACACCTGTTCCAGGACAAGATCGAGTTCGACCGCGCCTTCTCCGAGCACCTGCACCGGGAGTGGATGGTGGTCGAACCCGGCAACGCCGACGAGGTCCGCGCCTTCACCGAGCGTCACGGGACCATCGTCACCAAGGAACCGATCGGCCAGGCCGGGACCGGCGTCCACCGCTATCACGCCGCCGACATCGACGACTGGGCAGCATTCCACCGCGGGCTTCACGACCGGGGCGAGCTCCTCATCGAAGAGGTCATCGCGCAGCATCCCGACCTCGCCGCCGTCTGCCCGGGGACGGTGAACACCACGCGTGTCACGGCATTCTTCGACGGGGAGCGCACCCACATCCTCGCGATCGCGCAGAAGTTCGGCCGCGGCGCGGTCAGCGACCAGATGTCGTTCGGCGGCTTCTACACGATGCTCGACGACGACGGTCGCGCGGTGGGTCCCGGCTACGACTCCCACGGCCACGTGCACATCACCCATCCGGACTCCGGATTCCGTATCGCCGATTTCCAGCTGCCGATGATGGCCGAGGTCGTCGCGTTCGTCGACCGCGTCGCCCGCGTCGTCCCTCAGGTGCAGTACGTCGGATGGGACATCGTGGTGACCCCCACCGGTCCGGTGCTGGTCGAGGGGAACTGGGGAGCCGGCGTCTACGAGAACAAGCCGAGCGTCACCGGCATCCGCACCGGACACAAAGCCCGCTATCTGGCCGCGACCGGGCTGGGCTGA
- a CDS encoding alanine racemase C-terminal domain-containing protein, producing MSVDPLRPTAESSRAAAPVAAQLDPRPVALIRGSALAHNLRIARDAGVLVVDRDVLDADAWGHGADIVERAVSTAGMAWAESGEDAALAGAWLFGLPGSPGRPVMALTGRVIATKLLRAGEGVSYGYTFRAPSDTTVALVSGGYGQGVVRNLGNRVAVRVEGRDAPVVGRVAMDVCVVDLGPRAAVTPGAPAVFFGDPDRGEPSLGPWTAATGLDADEIVAIVGVRARREVA from the coding sequence ATGTCGGTGGATCCTCTGCGTCCGACTGCCGAGTCCTCACGGGCCGCCGCCCCCGTCGCGGCGCAGCTGGATCCCCGGCCCGTCGCTCTCATCCGAGGATCTGCTCTCGCGCACAACCTGCGGATCGCCCGCGACGCCGGGGTGCTCGTCGTCGATCGCGACGTCCTGGATGCCGACGCCTGGGGTCACGGCGCCGACATCGTCGAGCGTGCCGTGTCGACGGCGGGCATGGCGTGGGCGGAGAGCGGGGAAGACGCCGCGCTCGCGGGGGCCTGGCTGTTCGGCCTCCCGGGATCACCCGGTCGGCCCGTCATGGCGCTCACGGGTCGGGTGATCGCGACCAAGCTCCTGCGCGCAGGGGAGGGCGTGTCTTACGGGTACACCTTCCGGGCCCCATCGGACACCACCGTCGCCCTGGTCAGCGGCGGGTACGGACAGGGCGTGGTGCGCAATCTCGGCAACAGGGTGGCCGTCCGCGTCGAGGGGCGCGATGCGCCGGTCGTCGGTCGGGTCGCGATGGACGTCTGCGTGGTCGACCTCGGGCCGCGGGCAGCCGTCACTCCGGGAGCGCCGGCGGTCTTCTTCGGCGATCCTGATCGGGGGGAGCCGTCGCTGGGGCCGTGGACCGCGGCGACGGGACTGGACGCCGATGAGATCGTCGCGATCGTCGGTGTCCGCGCTCGTCGGGAGGTGGCATGA
- a CDS encoding alanine racemase, with translation MTGSVLEVDLDRFASNLARVRAAVAPAELMLVVKNDAYGHGVDAVVARARREGVRWFGAFDLMTGARVRTGAGGDARIFVWIADTPEQVAAAIDLDLDIGVGDRRLLDDVAARRGDPRPARVHLKIDTGLRRNGVRPEEWSEFVSVAAAAERAGSLVVEGIWSHIAEASDEDDDVARSRFEQALEAAETAGLRPRWRHLAASAAAFARPEFRYDIARVGAFCYGIRPAGGPDEAELGVQPIARWVAPVLEVADDVVRLDVGSRDGLFSSLASRADVATPGGSRRLLTVSGATSEVAAWPGAAVGDRVVVYGGAGRDEETATSLAETIDSIGEEVAVRVSPLVPRRYRGLR, from the coding sequence ATGACCGGATCGGTGCTCGAGGTCGACCTCGACCGGTTCGCGTCGAACCTCGCTCGGGTCCGCGCGGCGGTCGCGCCCGCCGAGCTCATGCTCGTGGTCAAGAACGATGCGTACGGGCACGGCGTGGACGCCGTGGTCGCGCGCGCACGACGGGAGGGTGTCCGCTGGTTCGGAGCCTTCGACCTCATGACCGGTGCACGGGTGCGAACAGGTGCGGGCGGGGACGCGCGCATCTTCGTGTGGATCGCCGATACGCCCGAGCAGGTCGCCGCCGCGATCGATCTGGACCTCGACATCGGGGTGGGCGATCGCCGGCTTCTCGACGACGTCGCCGCTCGGCGCGGAGACCCACGCCCCGCACGGGTTCATCTCAAGATCGACACGGGGCTGCGCCGCAACGGCGTCCGGCCGGAGGAGTGGTCGGAGTTCGTCTCCGTCGCCGCGGCCGCCGAACGCGCGGGGAGCCTCGTCGTCGAGGGCATCTGGAGTCACATCGCCGAAGCGTCCGATGAGGACGACGACGTCGCGCGGAGCCGGTTCGAACAGGCTCTGGAGGCCGCGGAGACCGCGGGGCTCCGGCCCCGCTGGCGCCACCTCGCAGCCAGTGCCGCGGCGTTCGCCCGACCGGAGTTCCGTTACGACATCGCCCGGGTCGGGGCGTTCTGCTACGGCATCCGTCCCGCGGGCGGGCCCGACGAGGCCGAGCTCGGAGTGCAGCCCATCGCTCGCTGGGTCGCGCCCGTCCTCGAGGTGGCCGACGACGTGGTGCGTCTCGATGTGGGGTCGCGCGACGGGCTGTTCAGCTCCCTGGCGTCGCGGGCCGATGTCGCGACGCCCGGAGGGTCGCGCCGGCTCCTCACCGTCTCGGGGGCGACGTCGGAGGTCGCCGCGTGGCCGGGGGCAGCCGTGGGTGACCGCGTGGTCGTGTACGGCGGCGCCGGTCGTGACGAAGAGACCGCGACCTCGCTCGCCGAGACGATCGATTCGATCGGCGAAGAGGTCGCGGTCCGGGTCTCGCCGCTCGTGCCCCGGCGGTACCGGGGCCTGCGGTGA
- a CDS encoding DUF7455 domain-containing protein: MTLSTPSETAVLEYRLTAVDRCDSCGAQAYIAAEVNGSELLFCAHHGRKYEEKLRAVATSWHDETARLSSDD, encoded by the coding sequence ATGACACTTTCGACACCCTCTGAGACGGCCGTCCTCGAATACCGCCTGACCGCGGTGGACCGCTGCGATTCCTGCGGAGCTCAGGCCTACATCGCCGCCGAGGTGAACGGCAGCGAGTTGCTGTTCTGCGCTCACCACGGCCGCAAGTACGAAGAGAAGCTCCGCGCCGTCGCCACGTCGTGGCACGACGAGACCGCACGTCTCAGCAGCGACGACTGA
- a CDS encoding DNA gyrase/topoisomerase IV subunit B, with product MTAAEYSAHHLQVLEGLEAVRKRPGMYIGSTDARGLMHCLWEIIDNAVDEALGGHGDHIDVVLHADGSVEVRDRARGIPVDVEPRTGLTGVEVVFTKLHAGGKFGGGSYAASGGLHGVGASVVNALSERLDVEVDRGGKTYAMSFHRGEPGVFAGPGPDSPFTPFEDSSELRVVGKAPRGATGTRIRYWADRQIFTRDAAFSFEELEQRVRQTAFLVPGLQIVVRDERAGEPVETAYRFEGGISEFVEFLAPDAGVTDVWRLTGTGVFTETVPVLQPTGAMIPTEVERTCEVDIALRWGIGYDTVARSFVNIIATPKGGTHQQGFEQGLMKVLRAQVEQNARRLKVGNDKIEKDDILAGLTTVMTVRLPEPQFEGQTKEVLGTPAVRQIVAQVVTKELTARFSSTKRDDKAQTSLLLDKVVSEMKARISARTHKETQRRKNALESSSLPAKLADCRTNDVAESELFIVEGDSALGTAKLARNSEYQALLPIRGKILNVQKASISDMLSNAECASIIQVIGAGSGRSFDLEAARYGKIILMSDADVDGAHIRTLLLTLFFRYMRPLVEAGRVFAAVPPLHRVIVMHPGTKPNETVYTFSEQELHTLLTKLTKAGRRWQEPVQRYKGLGEMDADQLATTTMDRGGRTLRRVRVQDAEAASRVFELLMGTDVAPRREFIVDSSDRLSRERIDA from the coding sequence GTGACCGCCGCTGAGTATTCCGCCCACCACCTGCAGGTGCTCGAAGGGCTCGAGGCCGTCCGCAAACGTCCGGGCATGTACATCGGCTCGACCGACGCCCGCGGTCTCATGCACTGCCTGTGGGAGATCATCGACAACGCCGTCGACGAGGCACTCGGTGGCCACGGAGATCACATCGACGTCGTCCTCCACGCCGACGGCAGCGTCGAGGTCCGCGACCGCGCCCGCGGCATCCCCGTCGATGTCGAGCCCCGCACCGGGCTCACCGGCGTGGAGGTCGTGTTCACCAAGCTGCACGCGGGCGGCAAGTTCGGCGGGGGCTCGTATGCGGCGTCCGGAGGTCTGCACGGCGTGGGTGCCTCCGTCGTCAACGCCCTGTCCGAGCGCCTCGACGTCGAGGTCGACCGCGGTGGCAAGACCTATGCGATGTCGTTCCACCGCGGCGAGCCAGGGGTGTTCGCGGGCCCGGGCCCTGACTCGCCCTTCACCCCCTTCGAAGACAGCAGCGAGTTGCGCGTGGTTGGAAAGGCTCCGCGCGGGGCGACGGGAACGCGCATCCGCTACTGGGCCGACCGACAGATCTTCACCCGCGATGCCGCGTTCTCCTTCGAGGAGCTGGAGCAGCGGGTGCGGCAGACGGCGTTCCTCGTCCCCGGTCTGCAGATCGTCGTGCGCGACGAGCGCGCAGGCGAGCCGGTCGAGACGGCCTACCGCTTCGAGGGCGGCATCTCGGAGTTCGTGGAGTTCCTCGCCCCCGACGCCGGTGTCACCGACGTGTGGCGGCTGACCGGCACCGGGGTCTTCACCGAGACCGTCCCCGTCCTGCAGCCCACCGGCGCGATGATCCCCACCGAGGTCGAGCGCACCTGCGAGGTCGACATCGCGCTGCGGTGGGGGATCGGCTACGACACCGTCGCCCGCTCCTTCGTCAACATCATCGCCACGCCGAAGGGCGGCACCCATCAGCAGGGGTTCGAGCAGGGGCTGATGAAGGTGCTGCGCGCACAGGTGGAACAGAACGCCCGTCGGCTGAAGGTCGGCAACGACAAGATCGAGAAGGACGACATCCTCGCCGGCCTCACCACGGTGATGACCGTCCGACTGCCCGAGCCGCAGTTCGAGGGTCAGACCAAAGAGGTGCTGGGCACCCCGGCCGTCCGTCAGATCGTGGCCCAGGTCGTCACGAAGGAGCTCACCGCGCGCTTCTCCTCCACCAAACGCGACGACAAGGCGCAGACGTCGCTGCTGCTGGACAAGGTCGTCTCGGAGATGAAGGCGCGCATCTCGGCGCGCACGCACAAAGAGACCCAGCGCCGGAAGAATGCCCTCGAGTCGTCGTCTCTGCCGGCCAAGCTGGCCGACTGCCGCACGAACGACGTCGCCGAGTCAGAGCTCTTCATCGTCGAGGGTGATTCGGCGCTCGGCACGGCCAAGCTGGCGCGCAACAGCGAATACCAGGCTCTGCTGCCGATCCGCGGGAAGATCCTGAACGTTCAAAAGGCGTCGATCAGCGACATGCTGTCCAACGCCGAATGCGCATCGATCATCCAGGTGATCGGTGCGGGTTCGGGCCGGTCGTTCGATCTGGAGGCCGCGCGCTACGGCAAGATCATCCTGATGAGCGATGCCGACGTGGACGGTGCGCACATCCGCACCCTTCTGCTGACCCTGTTCTTCCGCTACATGCGTCCCCTCGTCGAGGCCGGACGGGTGTTCGCCGCCGTCCCGCCCCTTCATCGGGTCATCGTGATGCATCCCGGGACCAAGCCCAACGAGACGGTCTACACCTTCAGCGAACAGGAGCTGCACACGCTGCTCACCAAGCTCACCAAGGCGGGCAGACGCTGGCAGGAGCCGGTGCAGCGGTACAAGGGTCTCGGCGAGATGGACGCCGACCAGCTCGCGACCACGACGATGGATCGGGGCGGACGGACCCTTCGGAGGGTGCGCGTGCAGGACGCCGAGGCGGCCTCGCGTGTCTTCGAACTGCTGATGGGCACCGACGTCGCCCCCCGTCGCGAGTTCATCGTCGACTCCAGCGACCGGCTGTCGCGCGAGCGCATCGACGCCTGA
- a CDS encoding DNA gyrase/topoisomerase IV subunit A: protein MPASPADTTPAERIEDVDVSVEMQGSFLEYAYSVIYSRALPDARDGLKPVQRRILFQMADMGLRPDRGHVKSARVVGEVMGKLHPHGDAPIYDALVRLAQSFSLRVPLVDGHGNFGSLDDGPAAPRYTEARLAPPALAMTADLDEDVVDFIPNYDGQFQQPEVLPAAFPNLLVNGASGIAVGMATNMAPHNLIEVVAAAVHLLENPEATLEELMEFVPGPDLPSGGIIVGLDGIRDAYAAGRGSFRTRAKVSIESLGPRRTGLVVTELPYLVGPERVIEKIKDAVTSKKLTGISDVTDLSDRTKGLRLVIGVKTGFDPNAVLEQLYRLTPLEDSFGINNVALVDGQPKTLGLREMLRVYLDHRIRVITRRSEYRLARRRERLHLVEGLLIAILDIDEVIQVIRTSDDGEQARGRLMDVFDLTQVQAEYILELRLRRLTKFSRIELEAERDALKAEIDALVELLGDPALLRAQVATELEATAEALGTPRRTLLLNGGPVAARSSKSAGPVDLQIADAPCRVFLSATGRMVRAERTPEAPGGGIVPPARRSKHDAVRSAVDTTTRGDVGAVTTAGRLVRFSPVDLPSVPGNSVQLSAGTRVDQYLGLTGGEHVVALVPLASDPPIALGTAQGVVKRVAASELAGKHDVAIISLKDGDRVVGAALAPDGAELVFVAADAQLLRFDASSVRPQGRAAGGMAGIRLAPGVEAIGFFVVGGSAFDAVVVTVAGASTALAGTDPGSAKVSAFTEYPAKGRGTGGVRAHRFLRGEDTLSLAWVGSDPRAVGPDGAVRQLPATGARRDASGTPLDAVVGAVGTAVR, encoded by the coding sequence ATGCCCGCATCACCCGCTGACACCACGCCCGCCGAACGCATCGAGGACGTCGACGTCTCCGTCGAGATGCAGGGGTCGTTCCTGGAGTACGCCTACTCCGTCATCTACTCCCGCGCCCTGCCCGACGCCCGTGACGGATTGAAGCCCGTGCAGCGCCGCATCCTCTTCCAGATGGCCGACATGGGGCTGCGGCCCGATCGCGGGCACGTCAAGAGCGCGCGCGTCGTCGGCGAGGTGATGGGGAAGCTCCACCCGCACGGCGACGCTCCGATCTACGACGCCCTCGTGCGCCTGGCACAGTCCTTCTCGCTGCGGGTGCCCCTGGTCGACGGACACGGCAACTTCGGCTCGCTCGACGACGGTCCCGCGGCCCCGCGGTACACCGAAGCCCGTCTGGCTCCCCCGGCGCTGGCGATGACCGCAGACCTCGATGAAGACGTCGTGGACTTCATCCCCAACTACGACGGCCAGTTCCAGCAGCCGGAGGTGCTTCCGGCAGCGTTTCCGAACCTGCTCGTCAACGGCGCGTCGGGCATCGCGGTGGGGATGGCCACCAACATGGCCCCGCACAACCTCATCGAGGTCGTCGCCGCCGCCGTGCACCTGCTCGAGAATCCCGAAGCGACCCTCGAAGAGCTGATGGAGTTCGTCCCCGGCCCCGATCTCCCCTCCGGGGGGATCATCGTCGGGCTCGACGGCATCCGCGACGCCTATGCCGCGGGGCGCGGATCATTCCGCACCCGGGCGAAGGTGTCGATCGAGAGCCTCGGCCCGCGCCGAACCGGACTCGTCGTCACCGAGCTGCCGTATCTCGTGGGTCCCGAGCGTGTGATCGAGAAGATCAAGGACGCCGTCACGAGCAAGAAGCTCACCGGCATCTCCGACGTCACCGATCTCAGCGACCGTACGAAAGGCCTTCGTCTGGTCATCGGCGTGAAAACGGGGTTCGACCCCAACGCCGTCCTCGAGCAGCTGTACCGCCTCACGCCGCTGGAGGACTCCTTCGGCATCAACAACGTCGCCCTCGTCGACGGCCAGCCAAAGACGCTCGGGCTGCGCGAGATGCTCCGGGTGTACCTGGACCACCGCATCCGCGTGATCACCCGGCGGAGCGAATACCGCCTCGCACGCCGCCGCGAACGCCTCCACCTCGTCGAAGGTCTCCTCATCGCGATCCTCGACATCGACGAGGTCATCCAGGTGATCCGCACCTCCGATGACGGAGAGCAGGCGCGTGGCCGACTCATGGACGTCTTCGACCTCACCCAGGTGCAGGCCGAGTACATCCTGGAGCTGCGCCTGCGGCGCTTGACGAAGTTCTCGCGCATCGAACTGGAAGCCGAACGCGACGCCCTGAAGGCCGAGATCGACGCCCTCGTCGAGCTGTTGGGCGATCCGGCGCTGCTCCGGGCCCAGGTGGCCACGGAGCTGGAGGCCACCGCCGAAGCGCTCGGCACCCCGCGGCGGACCCTGCTGCTGAACGGCGGTCCGGTCGCGGCGCGGTCGTCGAAGTCGGCGGGTCCGGTCGACCTCCAGATCGCCGACGCGCCCTGCCGGGTCTTCCTCTCCGCGACGGGACGCATGGTGCGCGCCGAGCGGACGCCGGAGGCGCCGGGCGGCGGCATCGTCCCCCCCGCCCGCCGATCGAAGCACGACGCGGTGCGCTCCGCGGTCGACACCACGACGCGCGGAGACGTGGGAGCTGTCACCACGGCAGGGCGCCTCGTCCGGTTCTCGCCGGTCGACCTGCCCTCCGTTCCGGGGAACTCGGTGCAGTTGTCGGCCGGGACCCGCGTCGACCAGTACCTCGGCCTCACCGGCGGCGAGCACGTCGTCGCCCTCGTTCCCCTCGCGTCGGATCCGCCCATCGCACTCGGCACCGCGCAGGGCGTGGTCAAGCGGGTCGCCGCTTCCGAGCTCGCGGGCAAACACGACGTCGCGATCATCTCCCTCAAGGACGGCGACCGCGTCGTCGGGGCCGCCCTCGCGCCCGACGGTGCGGAGCTGGTGTTCGTCGCCGCGGACGCGCAGCTCCTGCGCTTCGACGCGTCCTCCGTCCGACCCCAGGGCCGTGCCGCCGGCGGGATGGCCGGGATCAGGCTGGCCCCGGGAGTGGAGGCGATCGGGTTCTTCGTCGTCGGCGGCTCGGCCTTCGACGCCGTGGTGGTCACCGTCGCGGGCGCCTCCACAGCTCTGGCAGGCACCGACCCCGGATCCGCCAAAGTCTCGGCCTTCACGGAGTATCCCGCCAAGGGACGCGGCACCGGCGGGGTGCGCGCGCATCGCTTCCTCCGAGGGGAAGACACCCTGAGCCTGGCGTGGGTCGGTTCCGACCCTCGAGCGGTCGGTCCCGACGGCGCGGTCCGTCAGCTGCCCGCAACGGGTGCTCGACGCGACGCATCGGGAACACCGCTCGACGCCGTCGTCGGAGCGGTCGGGACCGCCGTACGCTGA
- a CDS encoding alkaline phosphatase family protein has product MTVSLPSDPPGARRLTGVVPELIAALGGASDRLAPARSAIVCVVDGLGAHNLRGRSGHARYLAAAMSKKDVVRTVFPTTTAAALTSLLTGTEPGTHGIVGYRAFVPDTGEVLNQLRGWDTHGLPVSWQRAAPLFGREAETGRPTFFVSKPEYTGTGFTEATLRGAVAVPAEDFSDRVDLAVDLAARHPGALIYLYTPELDGIGHRRGWESDEWTIGLEDVDAALARLGGALPDDVGAIITADHGMVDVPRHRHRLLVEGSPLLEGVAQIGGEPRMLHLYADPGAADAVADAWQAAESSHAWVFTRDQAVASGLFGEVDPVVRPRIGDVLVAARGTTAYYDDRDAERTGQQMVGQHGSLTDAERIVPFIRLGAFA; this is encoded by the coding sequence GTGACCGTCAGCCTACCGTCGGACCCGCCCGGTGCCCGGCGCCTCACCGGGGTCGTGCCGGAGTTGATCGCGGCGCTCGGGGGCGCATCCGACCGACTGGCCCCTGCGCGAAGCGCGATCGTCTGCGTGGTCGATGGCCTCGGAGCCCATAATCTGCGAGGCCGCAGCGGTCACGCGAGGTATCTCGCGGCGGCGATGTCGAAGAAGGATGTCGTGCGGACCGTGTTCCCCACCACCACCGCCGCGGCGCTCACGAGTCTGCTGACGGGGACCGAGCCGGGCACACACGGCATCGTCGGCTACCGGGCCTTCGTCCCCGACACCGGCGAGGTCCTCAACCAGCTCCGCGGGTGGGACACGCACGGACTTCCGGTGAGCTGGCAGCGCGCCGCGCCTCTCTTCGGCCGGGAAGCCGAAACCGGCCGGCCGACGTTCTTCGTCTCCAAGCCCGAGTACACCGGCACGGGGTTCACCGAGGCGACGCTGCGCGGTGCGGTTGCGGTGCCGGCAGAGGACTTCTCCGACCGGGTCGACCTCGCCGTCGACCTTGCGGCCCGGCATCCGGGCGCCCTCATCTATCTCTACACACCGGAACTGGACGGGATCGGTCATCGTCGCGGATGGGAGTCCGACGAGTGGACGATCGGGCTGGAGGACGTGGACGCCGCACTGGCGCGGCTCGGCGGAGCGCTGCCGGACGACGTGGGGGCGATCATCACCGCCGACCACGGGATGGTCGACGTTCCCCGGCACCGGCATCGTCTCCTGGTCGAGGGGAGCCCCCTGCTGGAGGGCGTGGCACAGATCGGCGGCGAGCCGCGGATGCTCCATCTGTACGCCGATCCGGGGGCCGCTGATGCCGTCGCCGACGCATGGCAGGCAGCGGAGTCTTCTCACGCATGGGTCTTCACGAGAGACCAGGCTGTCGCGAGCGGCCTGTTCGGCGAGGTCGATCCCGTGGTGCGGCCGCGGATCGGCGACGTCCTCGTCGCCGCACGCGGGACCACCGCCTACTACGACGACCGGGATGCCGAACGCACCGGTCAGCAGATGGTGGGCCAGCACGGCTCGCTCACCGATGCCGAGCGGATCGTTCCGTTCATCCGCCTCGGCGCGTTCGCCTGA
- the sepH gene encoding septation protein SepH yields MEQLKVIGTEDDRLVLATESGDRFSLPVDEVLRNELRRTRRDRDHDSQAARPSPREIQSHIRAGLSTTEVATLLGCRVEDVARFEGPVLAEREHVVGQALAVPVLLGGQLEHDAHPTFGAAVRGKLHEAGAVGERWTSWKEPSGWIVKLEFTANSVDHDARWSFDPRRSTLSPLNADAIQLSRQGSLPEGLIPRLRALDTAPAKDDSRFDSGAFGPRRPPEADLEHPEIPAPVAPAVQEAAIKRATEPAVTSAETADLLEALRRRRGQREPLPGAEEARERTTSSQPVALFDALEPGYGDGPEPSEENLPPDRASSATQVAEAAGRRKGRTSMPSWDEIVFGARGDD; encoded by the coding sequence ATGGAACAGCTCAAGGTGATCGGAACCGAGGACGACAGACTCGTCCTCGCGACCGAATCGGGCGACCGGTTCTCGCTGCCCGTCGATGAGGTGCTGCGCAACGAGCTGCGCCGCACCCGGCGTGACCGCGACCACGACAGCCAGGCCGCTCGCCCCAGCCCCCGGGAGATCCAGTCGCACATCCGTGCCGGGCTGTCGACGACCGAGGTGGCGACACTGCTCGGGTGCCGCGTGGAAGACGTGGCCCGCTTCGAAGGTCCGGTGCTCGCCGAGCGCGAGCACGTCGTCGGTCAGGCTCTCGCTGTGCCGGTGCTGCTGGGCGGTCAGCTCGAGCACGACGCGCACCCCACGTTCGGAGCAGCCGTGCGCGGCAAGCTCCACGAGGCCGGCGCAGTCGGCGAACGCTGGACGAGCTGGAAGGAGCCCTCGGGATGGATCGTCAAGCTCGAGTTCACCGCCAACAGCGTCGACCATGATGCGCGGTGGAGCTTCGACCCTCGCCGCAGCACCCTCTCGCCTCTGAACGCCGACGCGATCCAGCTGTCGCGTCAGGGTTCGCTCCCCGAAGGACTGATCCCGCGCCTGCGCGCCCTGGACACCGCCCCCGCGAAGGACGACTCGCGCTTCGACAGCGGCGCCTTCGGGCCCCGCCGCCCGCCGGAGGCCGACCTCGAGCACCCCGAGATCCCTGCGCCGGTCGCACCGGCCGTCCAGGAGGCCGCGATCAAGCGGGCGACCGAACCGGCCGTCACCTCCGCGGAGACCGCCGACCTGCTCGAAGCCCTGCGTCGTCGTCGTGGTCAGCGTGAACCCCTTCCGGGCGCGGAGGAGGCGCGAGAGCGCACGACGTCATCCCAGCCTGTCGCGCTCTTCGACGCCCTCGAGCCGGGGTACGGCGACGGCCCCGAGCCCTCCGAGGAGAACCTCCCGCCGGACAGGGCTTCATCGGCGACGCAGGTCGCCGAGGCGGCCGGCCGCCGCAAGGGACGCACGTCGATGCCGTCGTGGGACGAGATCGTCTTCGGCGCACGCGGCGACGACTGA
- a CDS encoding DUF4193 domain-containing protein has protein sequence MATDYDAPRKTEDDSESIEALKERVPDKMSGSVDVEDADNPSGFELPGADLSDLELDVVVLPPQEDEFTCMNCFLVKHRSQLDHEGGDGPICRECAA, from the coding sequence ATGGCAACCGACTACGACGCCCCCCGCAAGACCGAAGACGACAGCGAGTCGATCGAGGCGCTCAAGGAGCGTGTCCCCGACAAGATGTCCGGTTCGGTGGACGTCGAGGACGCCGACAATCCCTCCGGCTTCGAACTGCCCGGAGCCGACCTGTCCGACCTCGAGCTGGACGTGGTCGTGCTTCCCCCTCAGGAGGACGAGTTCACCTGCATGAACTGCTTCCTCGTCAAGCACCGCTCGCAGCTGGACCACGAGGGCGGCGACGGACCGATCTGCCGGGAGTGCGCGGCGTAA